The following coding sequences lie in one Notolabrus celidotus isolate fNotCel1 chromosome 20, fNotCel1.pri, whole genome shotgun sequence genomic window:
- the arhgap23a gene encoding rho GTPase-activating protein 23 isoform X2, translated as MNGVAFCLVGIPPYSENHAKGRRDGLSSAGDNPRPPMATRPGREGGGMGWKGPRTLVLHKNSQGFGFTLRHFIVYPPESSLHTNLKDEENGNGKGYQKGRLEPMDTIFVKSVREKGPAHQAGLCTGDRLVKVNGESVLGKTYSQVIALIQNSESMLELSIMPKDEDVLQLAYSQDAYLTGNEPFSGGAENLPPPPALCYPRTKTTSPAGAPLSAPMGQNQLDNWSRWPGSSSPSSPLDNHSAVGSPASWQEGRAGEPGGVGHSSPAHRTEEIQYGMTSQQPQGQTRGRSYSSSSSSGGPLSSPLQVHYPNHHSGGSSQAQPRKSSSAWTSPPLPQLSHGRTERCQQALSDWYYSQLPERSGRSMQTRHRSYSQDRLSESRKQQQRSGGWPHSASQDTLMLLQQSGPGPHGEPYWSYADWEAGPGRGHQSTNYTRTRSENLLALYDRHGRSLEMLDRATAGLVSPRFERPSWQQAPQPPPRTDAYNKQGNHYGAAQAAPVSRQTHSKHHPQTHTQTHSQTQTQQAASQSRRLPHGHSMDDQPVGYRSYSPSFYRKTGRIMQQAHSFRDPSYSGPHLNWNPTPKSPPEGTAAPVTASTASPLASASPESQDRAYRPTNHERERGAVEGPAEMAAAAQTQEVVLRQKPPTGRRNAHGMRHHHYVLPMDGLEPSLFSPDLDDSGPTPESSRDVAPRKPNGNLAPLPIEDDSLASIPFIDEPTSPGADLRARHVPASSVVSSGMSSAPAVVTSPASPTFSFPLTRLFSHDCSSIKSSRRSSYLLAITTERSKSCDEGLNSFREEGRVFSRLPKRVKSFFTDGSLDNLGTAEEVRSKRHSTSELGNITYSDVRREGWLHYKQILTEKGKKVGSGMRPWKRVFSVLRSHSLFLYKDKREAVLRGATIGGGADDDQPISIRGCLVDIAYSETKRKHALRLTTQDFCEYLLQAEDREDMLDWIKFIRENSKTDSEELGFSRQALISKKLNDYRKQSPTGSKPDSSPRLPRMKPPFLLAKTDNPVGAPRSPKSDGKDESGPPKSPWGINIMKKTKKSGPKAFGVRLEDCQPGVNNKFIPLIVEICCGLVEDMGLEYTGIYRVPGNNAMVSQLQDQLNKGVEINPAEEKWQDLNVVSSLLKSFFRKLPEPLFTNDKYNDFIDANRMENASDRLKTIKKLIRDLPDYYYHTLSFLVHHLKTVADNSDKNKMEPRNLALVFGPTLVRTSEDNMKDMVTHMPDRYKIVETLIQHCIWFFTEEQDKDEKTPVDTEDVQPAPNIDHLLSNIGRTALLGEASDSTNSDSAKSKGSWGSKKDLGAKDFLALSIMSAVTGRKRRKRHNARRVGSSTDDDSEHEPIKAGHLGAEEEEEVESPEGGTAPRAEGEEDEDEEEEEEEEEEVVESEVKEEIEEEVAVDIPSRPCSKEEEEAGGRQAAILQEEEEEVRVEVKGPPWRSPEDARSIVSGYSTLSTLGRSLGSEGRGDDADDEHSELVSETDNESGFASRSLTQERPEKHPTAPVNTQPPTAPRSFLYTHYKPPVLSPTNLLAPPTALTHTPDSAERSEGGARSTTPSSSSFSSSSTSHKLNSRPSFNSHKLIQCDTLARKKLKSEKAKARSLDLLDLPGAAVQSDRSGSSSDGAVRVRRETSRTNPSSGSSQESLRPTRPKPAVPPSEASSFTPTGPGGRSLADQVRARLLGSADDLRSVGLRKPLSPETRRKRRAWRRHTVVASPTEVSEKRPPMTVNEFTLSPNTQNQVKTPGLPPSADGLEHASASRQAPTSRFHQYL; from the exons GCGAAGGGGCGGAGGGATGGTCTCTCCTCAGCCGGTGACAACCCTCGGCCGCCGATGGCGACCCGGCCGGGAAGGGAGGGGGGCGGCATGGGCTGGAAGGGTCCCCGGACGCTGGTTCTCCATAAGAACTCCCAGGGTTTCGGCTTCACCCTGCGCCACTTCATCGTTTACCCCCCAGAGTCGTCCCTGCACACAAACCTCAAG GATGAGGAGAACGGTAATGGAAAGG GATATCAGAAAGGTCGCCTGGAGCCGATGGACACCATATTTGTGAAGAGCGTGAGAGAAAAAGGTCCTGCCCATCAGGCGGGCTTGTGCacag gtGACCGGCTGGTGAAAGTGAATGGAGAAAGTGTTTTAGGGAAGACGTACTCGCAGGTGATCGCCCTCATTCAGAACAG TGAGAGTATGCTGGAGCTCTCCATCATGCCAAAAGACGAAGACGTGCTTCAGTTG GCGTACTCCCAGGATGCCTACCTGACAGGCAACGAACCCTTCTCAGGGGGAGCTGAGAACCTCCCACCTCCGCCTGCCCTCTGTTACCCACGCACCAAAACCACATCCCCTGCAGGAGCCCCTCTGTCGGCTCCCATGGGCCAGAACCAGCTGGACAACTGGAGTCGCTGGCCAGGTTCATCAAGCCCTTCCTCACCTTTGGACAACCACTCTGCAGTGGGCAGCCCCGCCAGTTGGCAAGAGGGTCGAGCAGGAGAGCCAGGCGGCGTGGGTCACAGCAGCCCGGCCCACCGCACAGAGGAGATCCAGTACGGTATGACCAGCCAGCAGCCTCAGGGCCAGACCAGGGGGCGCTCctactcttcttcttcctcatcagGAGGCCCCTTGTCCAGCCCCCTTCAGGTCCACTACCCCAACCACCACTCTGGTGGCTCCTCACAAGCTCAACCACGCAAGTCCAGCTCGGCCTGGACCAGCCCCCCCTTGCCCCAGCTAAGCCATGGCCGCACTGAGCGCTGCCAGCAGGCGCTGTCAGACTGGTACTACAGCCAGCTGCCTGAGCGCTCAGGACGCAGCATGCAGACTCGACACCGCAGCTACTCACAGGACCGGCTCAGTGAGTccaggaagcagcagcagcggtcTGGTGGCTGGCCACACAGCGCTTCCCAGGACACTCTGATGTTACTGCAGCAATCAGGACCCGGACCCCATGGAGAGCCCTACTGGTCTTACGCAGACTGGGAGGCAGGCCCGGGTAGGGGCCACCAATCCACAAACTATACACGAACACGCTCTGAAAACCTGCTGGCCCTGTACGATCGTCACGGACGCTCGTTAGAGATGCTGGATCGAGCAACAGCTGGACTGGTCTCGCCTCGGTTTGAGAGGCCGTCATGGCAGCAGgctcctcagcctcctcctaGGACTGATGCTTACAACAAGCAGGGGAACCACTACGGTGCAGCACAAGCTGCTCCCGTGTCCCGTCAGACACATTCTAAACACCACCCTCAGACTCACACCCAGACCCACTCCCAGACTCAGACCCAACAGGCCGCCTCTCAGAGCAGGCGGCTCCCCCATGGACACAGCATGGACGACCAGCCGGTGGGTTACCGCAGCTACAGCCCATCTTTTTATAGAAAGACAGGTCGCATCATGCAGCAGGCCCACTCTTTCAGGGACCCTTCATACTCTGGTCCACATTTGAACTGGAACCCAACTCCTAAGAGTCCTCCTGAGGGCACTGCAGCACCCGTCACCGCCTCTACCGCCTCCCCGCTCGCCTCCGCCTCTCCAGAATCCCAGGACAGAGCTTATAGGCCGACAAACCATGAGAGGGAACGAGGGGCAGTGGAGGGGCCGGCGGAGATGGCAGCGGCGGCACAGACACAGGAAGTGGTGCTGAGACAGAAACCTCCCACTGGGCGGAGGAACGCCCACGGCATGCGGCATCACCACTATGTGCTGCCCATGGATGGACTGGAACCTTCTTTGTTTTCTCCTGACCTTGACGACTCGGGTCCCACCCCTGAGTCATCAAGAGATGTAGCTCCACGCAAACCAAATGGCAACCTGGCCCCCCTCCCCATCGAGGACGACTCTCTGGCCTCCATCCCCTTCATAG ATGAGCCGACCAGCCCCGGTGCTGATTTGCGCGCCCGCCACGTGCCGGCGTCTTCCGTGGTGTCCAGCGGCATGAGTTCGGCCCCCGCCGTGGTCACCAGCCCCGCCTCCCCTACTTTCTCCTTCCCCCTCACTAGGCTCTTCTCACACGACTGCA GCAGTATTAAATCCAGTCGCCGTTCCTCCTATCTTCTAGCCATCACCACAGAGCGCTCCAAGTCATGTGACGAAGGACTCAACTCGTTCAGAGAGGAGGGACGAGTCTTCTC GAGGCTTCCAAAGAGAGTGAAGAGTTTCTTTACAGACGGG tcTCTAGACAACCTCGGCACAGCAGAAGAGGTCAGATCCAAACGCCACTCCACCTCAGAGCTTGGAAACATCACGTACAGCGACGTACGGCGAGAAGGATGGCTGCACTACAAACAGATCCTCACAGAGAAGGGCAAG AAGGTGGGCAGCGGCATGCGTCCGTGGAAGCGAGTCTTTTCAGTTCTCCGCTCCCATTCGCTGTTCCTCTACAAAGACAAGAGAGAGGCCGTGCTTCGAGGGGCCACAATCGGAGGCGGGGCAGATGACGACCAGCCAATCAGCATCCGAGGCTGCCTGGTGGATATCGCATACAGTGAAACCAAACGAAAGCATGCGCTGCGGCTGACCACGCAGGACTTCTGTGAGTAcctgctgcaggcggaggaCCGCGAGGACATGCTGGACTGGATCAAGTTCATCAGGGAGAACAGCAAGACAGACAGTGAG gagCTCGGGTTCTCCAGACAGGCGCTCATCAGTAAGAAGCTGAATGATTACAGGAAACAGAG TCCGACAGGCAGTAAACCAGACTCCTCGCCCAGGCTGCCTCGCATGAAACCCCCATTCCTGCTCGCCAAGACAGATAACCCAGTTGGAGCGCCACGATCCCCAAAATCAGACGGCAAAG ATGAGAGCGGCCCTCCGAAGTCTCCGTGGGGAATCAACATcatgaagaagacaaagaagtcTGGACCCAAAGCTTTCGGTGTGCGTCTGGAGGATTGTCAGCCTGGTGTCAATAACAAG ttcATCCCTCTAATCGTGGAGATCTGCTGCGGTCTGGTGGAGGACATGGGTTTGGAGTATACTGGGATCTACAGAGTCCCCGGGAACAACGCCATGGTGTCCCAGCTGCAGGATCAGCTCAACAAGGGCGTCGAGATAAACCCCGCGGAGGAG AAGTGGCAGGACCTGAATGTCGTCAGCAGTTTACTCAAATCTTTCTTCAGAAAACTTCCAGAGCCGCTTTTCACCAACG ACAAATACAACGACTTCATCGACGCCAATCGCATGGAGAACGCATCCGACAGACTGAAGACCATAAAGAAACTT ATTCGTGACCTCCCGGATTATTACTATCACACTCTTAGTTTCCTGGTCCATCACCTAAAGACTGTTGCTGACAACTCAGATAAAAACAAG ATGGAGCCTCGTAACCTGGCTCTGGTGTTCGGACCCACTCTGGTCAGGACGTCTGAGGACAACATGAAAGACATGGTCACACACATGCCCGACCGCTACAAGATCGTAGAGACGCTCATACAGCAT TGCATCTGGTTTTTCACAGAAGAGCAGGACAAGGATGAAAAG ACACCGGTGGACACAGAGGACGTCCAGCCTGCCCCCAACATCGACCACCTTCTCTCCAACATCGGCAGGACAGCTCTGCTCGGGGAGGCCTCAG ACTCAACCAACAGTGACTCAGCTAAATCGAAG GGCTCATGGGGGTCAAAGAAAGACCTGGGAGCCAAAGACTTCCTGGCTCTGTCCATCATGTCAGCCGTCACAGGTCGCAAACGCAGGAAGCGCCACAACGCTCGCCGTGTGGGCAGCAGCACTGACGACGACTCGGAGCACGAGCCAATCAAAGCCGGACATCTCGGGgccgaggaggaagaggaggtggaatCGCCTGAAGGGGGCACTGCTCCTcgagcagagggagaggaggatgaggatgaagaagaggaggaggaagaggaagaggaagtagTAGAAAGCGAAGTGAAAGAGGAGATAGAGGAGGAAGTGGCGGTGGATATTCCCAGCCGGCCGTGTagtaaagaggaagaggaggcaggaggaagGCAGGCGGCCATtttgcaggaggaggaggaggaggtgcggGTGGAGGTGAAGGGGCCTCCGTGGAGATCTCCAGAGGACGCTCGCTCCATTGTCTCTGGTTACTCCACTCTCTCCACGCTAGGGCGGAGCCTGGGGTCAGAGGGGCGAGGGGACGATGCTGACGATGAGCACAGCGAGCTGGTGAGCGAGACGGACAACGAGAGCGGCTTCGCCTCACGCTCCCTGACTCAGGAACGACCTGAGAAACACCCGACTGCACCTGTGAACACGCAGCCGCCCACAGCTCCACGCAGCTTCCTCTACACACACTACAAACCCCCTGTTCTGTCTCCAACCAACCTTCTGGCCCCGCCCAcagccctcacacacacaccagactctgcagagaggagcgaAGGAGGAGCGAGGTCCACCACACCgtcatcctcctccttctcctcctcctccacctctcacAAACTGAACTCACGGCCTTCCTTTAATTCACACAAGCTGATCCAGTGCGACACTCTGGCCAGGAAGAAGCTGAAGTCTGAGAAGGCCAAAGCTCGATCCTTAGACCTGCTGGATCTGCCGGGAGCTGCCGTACAGAGCGACAGGTCCGGGTCTAGTTCAGATGGTGCAGTAAGAGTGAGGAGGGAAACCTCAAGAACCAACCCCTCCTCAGGGAGCAGCCAGGAGAGCCTGCGCCCGACACGACCCAAGCCGGCTGTGCCACCCAGCGAGGCCTCCTCCTTCACCCCGACCGGCCCCGGCGGCAGGTCTCTGGCAGACCAGGTCCGTGCTCGTCTGCTGGGCTCGGCCGACGACCTGCGCAGCGTGGGATTGCGAAAACCGCTGTCCCCCGAGACACGGAGGAAGAGGCGAGCCTGGCGGAGACACACCGTGGTGGCTTCCCCGACCGAGGTGTCTGAAAAGAGACCCCCAATGACTGTAAACGAGTTCACTCTGTCCCCCAATACCCAAAACCAGGTCAAAACACCAGGGCTGCCTCCGAGTGCTGACGGGCTCGAACACGCGTCGGCTTCACGTCAGGCACCAACCTCCAGATTTCACCAGTACCTGTGA
- the arhgap23a gene encoding rho GTPase-activating protein 23 isoform X5, giving the protein MNGVAFCLVGIPPYSENHAKGRRDGLSSAGDNPRPPMATRPGREGGGMGWKGPRTLVLHKNSQGFGFTLRHFIVYPPESSLHTNLKDEENGNGKGYQKGRLEPMDTIFVKSVREKGPAHQAGLCTGDRLVKVNGESVLGKTYSQVIALIQNSESMLELSIMPKDEDVLQLVSAYSQDAYLTGNEPFSGGAENLPPPPALCYPRTKTTSPAGAPLSAPMGQNQLDNWSRWPGSSSPSSPLDNHSAVGSPASWQEGRAGEPGGVGHSSPAHRTEEIQYGMTSQQPQGQTRGRSYSSSSSSGGPLSSPLQVHYPNHHSGGSSQAQPRKSSSAWTSPPLPQLSHGRTERCQQALSDWYYSQLPERSGRSMQTRHRSYSQDRLSESRKQQQRSGGWPHSASQDTLMLLQQSGPGPHGEPYWSYADWEAGPGRGHQSTNYTRTRSENLLALYDRHGRSLEMLDRATAGLVSPRFERPSWQQAPQPPPRTDAYNKQGNHYGAAQAAPVSRQTHSKHHPQTHTQTHSQTQTQQAASQSRRLPHGHSMDDQPVGYRSYSPSFYRKTGRIMQQAHSFRDPSYSGPHLNWNPTPKSPPEGTAAPVTASTASPLASASPESQDRAYRPTNHERERGAVEGPAEMAAAAQTQEVVLRQKPPTGRRNAHGMRHHHYVLPMDGLEPSLFSPDLDDSGPTPESSRDVAPRKPNGNLAPLPIEDDSLASIPFIGSIKSSRRSSYLLAITTERSKSCDEGLNSFREEGRVFSRLPKRVKSFFTDGSLDNLGTAEEVRSKRHSTSELGNITYSDVRREGWLHYKQILTEKGKKVGSGMRPWKRVFSVLRSHSLFLYKDKREAVLRGATIGGGADDDQPISIRGCLVDIAYSETKRKHALRLTTQDFCEYLLQAEDREDMLDWIKFIRENSKTDSEELGFSRQALISKKLNDYRKQSPTGSKPDSSPRLPRMKPPFLLAKTDNPVGAPRSPKSDGKDESGPPKSPWGINIMKKTKKSGPKAFGVRLEDCQPGVNNKFIPLIVEICCGLVEDMGLEYTGIYRVPGNNAMVSQLQDQLNKGVEINPAEEKWQDLNVVSSLLKSFFRKLPEPLFTNDKYNDFIDANRMENASDRLKTIKKLIRDLPDYYYHTLSFLVHHLKTVADNSDKNKMEPRNLALVFGPTLVRTSEDNMKDMVTHMPDRYKIVETLIQHCIWFFTEEQDKDEKTPVDTEDVQPAPNIDHLLSNIGRTALLGEASDSTNSDSAKSKGSWGSKKDLGAKDFLALSIMSAVTGRKRRKRHNARRVGSSTDDDSEHEPIKAGHLGAEEEEEVESPEGGTAPRAEGEEDEDEEEEEEEEEEVVESEVKEEIEEEVAVDIPSRPCSKEEEEAGGRQAAILQEEEEEVRVEVKGPPWRSPEDARSIVSGYSTLSTLGRSLGSEGRGDDADDEHSELVSETDNESGFASRSLTQERPEKHPTAPVNTQPPTAPRSFLYTHYKPPVLSPTNLLAPPTALTHTPDSAERSEGGARSTTPSSSSFSSSSTSHKLNSRPSFNSHKLIQCDTLARKKLKSEKAKARSLDLLDLPGAAVQSDRSGSSSDGAVRVRRETSRTNPSSGSSQESLRPTRPKPAVPPSEASSFTPTGPGGRSLADQVRARLLGSADDLRSVGLRKPLSPETRRKRRAWRRHTVVASPTEVSEKRPPMTVNEFTLSPNTQNQVKTPGLPPSADGLEHASASRQAPTSRFHQYL; this is encoded by the exons GCGAAGGGGCGGAGGGATGGTCTCTCCTCAGCCGGTGACAACCCTCGGCCGCCGATGGCGACCCGGCCGGGAAGGGAGGGGGGCGGCATGGGCTGGAAGGGTCCCCGGACGCTGGTTCTCCATAAGAACTCCCAGGGTTTCGGCTTCACCCTGCGCCACTTCATCGTTTACCCCCCAGAGTCGTCCCTGCACACAAACCTCAAG GATGAGGAGAACGGTAATGGAAAGG GATATCAGAAAGGTCGCCTGGAGCCGATGGACACCATATTTGTGAAGAGCGTGAGAGAAAAAGGTCCTGCCCATCAGGCGGGCTTGTGCacag gtGACCGGCTGGTGAAAGTGAATGGAGAAAGTGTTTTAGGGAAGACGTACTCGCAGGTGATCGCCCTCATTCAGAACAG TGAGAGTATGCTGGAGCTCTCCATCATGCCAAAAGACGAAGACGTGCTTCAGTTGGTAAGT GCGTACTCCCAGGATGCCTACCTGACAGGCAACGAACCCTTCTCAGGGGGAGCTGAGAACCTCCCACCTCCGCCTGCCCTCTGTTACCCACGCACCAAAACCACATCCCCTGCAGGAGCCCCTCTGTCGGCTCCCATGGGCCAGAACCAGCTGGACAACTGGAGTCGCTGGCCAGGTTCATCAAGCCCTTCCTCACCTTTGGACAACCACTCTGCAGTGGGCAGCCCCGCCAGTTGGCAAGAGGGTCGAGCAGGAGAGCCAGGCGGCGTGGGTCACAGCAGCCCGGCCCACCGCACAGAGGAGATCCAGTACGGTATGACCAGCCAGCAGCCTCAGGGCCAGACCAGGGGGCGCTCctactcttcttcttcctcatcagGAGGCCCCTTGTCCAGCCCCCTTCAGGTCCACTACCCCAACCACCACTCTGGTGGCTCCTCACAAGCTCAACCACGCAAGTCCAGCTCGGCCTGGACCAGCCCCCCCTTGCCCCAGCTAAGCCATGGCCGCACTGAGCGCTGCCAGCAGGCGCTGTCAGACTGGTACTACAGCCAGCTGCCTGAGCGCTCAGGACGCAGCATGCAGACTCGACACCGCAGCTACTCACAGGACCGGCTCAGTGAGTccaggaagcagcagcagcggtcTGGTGGCTGGCCACACAGCGCTTCCCAGGACACTCTGATGTTACTGCAGCAATCAGGACCCGGACCCCATGGAGAGCCCTACTGGTCTTACGCAGACTGGGAGGCAGGCCCGGGTAGGGGCCACCAATCCACAAACTATACACGAACACGCTCTGAAAACCTGCTGGCCCTGTACGATCGTCACGGACGCTCGTTAGAGATGCTGGATCGAGCAACAGCTGGACTGGTCTCGCCTCGGTTTGAGAGGCCGTCATGGCAGCAGgctcctcagcctcctcctaGGACTGATGCTTACAACAAGCAGGGGAACCACTACGGTGCAGCACAAGCTGCTCCCGTGTCCCGTCAGACACATTCTAAACACCACCCTCAGACTCACACCCAGACCCACTCCCAGACTCAGACCCAACAGGCCGCCTCTCAGAGCAGGCGGCTCCCCCATGGACACAGCATGGACGACCAGCCGGTGGGTTACCGCAGCTACAGCCCATCTTTTTATAGAAAGACAGGTCGCATCATGCAGCAGGCCCACTCTTTCAGGGACCCTTCATACTCTGGTCCACATTTGAACTGGAACCCAACTCCTAAGAGTCCTCCTGAGGGCACTGCAGCACCCGTCACCGCCTCTACCGCCTCCCCGCTCGCCTCCGCCTCTCCAGAATCCCAGGACAGAGCTTATAGGCCGACAAACCATGAGAGGGAACGAGGGGCAGTGGAGGGGCCGGCGGAGATGGCAGCGGCGGCACAGACACAGGAAGTGGTGCTGAGACAGAAACCTCCCACTGGGCGGAGGAACGCCCACGGCATGCGGCATCACCACTATGTGCTGCCCATGGATGGACTGGAACCTTCTTTGTTTTCTCCTGACCTTGACGACTCGGGTCCCACCCCTGAGTCATCAAGAGATGTAGCTCCACGCAAACCAAATGGCAACCTGGCCCCCCTCCCCATCGAGGACGACTCTCTGGCCTCCATCCCCTTCATAG GCAGTATTAAATCCAGTCGCCGTTCCTCCTATCTTCTAGCCATCACCACAGAGCGCTCCAAGTCATGTGACGAAGGACTCAACTCGTTCAGAGAGGAGGGACGAGTCTTCTC GAGGCTTCCAAAGAGAGTGAAGAGTTTCTTTACAGACGGG tcTCTAGACAACCTCGGCACAGCAGAAGAGGTCAGATCCAAACGCCACTCCACCTCAGAGCTTGGAAACATCACGTACAGCGACGTACGGCGAGAAGGATGGCTGCACTACAAACAGATCCTCACAGAGAAGGGCAAG AAGGTGGGCAGCGGCATGCGTCCGTGGAAGCGAGTCTTTTCAGTTCTCCGCTCCCATTCGCTGTTCCTCTACAAAGACAAGAGAGAGGCCGTGCTTCGAGGGGCCACAATCGGAGGCGGGGCAGATGACGACCAGCCAATCAGCATCCGAGGCTGCCTGGTGGATATCGCATACAGTGAAACCAAACGAAAGCATGCGCTGCGGCTGACCACGCAGGACTTCTGTGAGTAcctgctgcaggcggaggaCCGCGAGGACATGCTGGACTGGATCAAGTTCATCAGGGAGAACAGCAAGACAGACAGTGAG gagCTCGGGTTCTCCAGACAGGCGCTCATCAGTAAGAAGCTGAATGATTACAGGAAACAGAG TCCGACAGGCAGTAAACCAGACTCCTCGCCCAGGCTGCCTCGCATGAAACCCCCATTCCTGCTCGCCAAGACAGATAACCCAGTTGGAGCGCCACGATCCCCAAAATCAGACGGCAAAG ATGAGAGCGGCCCTCCGAAGTCTCCGTGGGGAATCAACATcatgaagaagacaaagaagtcTGGACCCAAAGCTTTCGGTGTGCGTCTGGAGGATTGTCAGCCTGGTGTCAATAACAAG ttcATCCCTCTAATCGTGGAGATCTGCTGCGGTCTGGTGGAGGACATGGGTTTGGAGTATACTGGGATCTACAGAGTCCCCGGGAACAACGCCATGGTGTCCCAGCTGCAGGATCAGCTCAACAAGGGCGTCGAGATAAACCCCGCGGAGGAG AAGTGGCAGGACCTGAATGTCGTCAGCAGTTTACTCAAATCTTTCTTCAGAAAACTTCCAGAGCCGCTTTTCACCAACG ACAAATACAACGACTTCATCGACGCCAATCGCATGGAGAACGCATCCGACAGACTGAAGACCATAAAGAAACTT ATTCGTGACCTCCCGGATTATTACTATCACACTCTTAGTTTCCTGGTCCATCACCTAAAGACTGTTGCTGACAACTCAGATAAAAACAAG ATGGAGCCTCGTAACCTGGCTCTGGTGTTCGGACCCACTCTGGTCAGGACGTCTGAGGACAACATGAAAGACATGGTCACACACATGCCCGACCGCTACAAGATCGTAGAGACGCTCATACAGCAT TGCATCTGGTTTTTCACAGAAGAGCAGGACAAGGATGAAAAG ACACCGGTGGACACAGAGGACGTCCAGCCTGCCCCCAACATCGACCACCTTCTCTCCAACATCGGCAGGACAGCTCTGCTCGGGGAGGCCTCAG ACTCAACCAACAGTGACTCAGCTAAATCGAAG GGCTCATGGGGGTCAAAGAAAGACCTGGGAGCCAAAGACTTCCTGGCTCTGTCCATCATGTCAGCCGTCACAGGTCGCAAACGCAGGAAGCGCCACAACGCTCGCCGTGTGGGCAGCAGCACTGACGACGACTCGGAGCACGAGCCAATCAAAGCCGGACATCTCGGGgccgaggaggaagaggaggtggaatCGCCTGAAGGGGGCACTGCTCCTcgagcagagggagaggaggatgaggatgaagaagaggaggaggaagaggaagaggaagtagTAGAAAGCGAAGTGAAAGAGGAGATAGAGGAGGAAGTGGCGGTGGATATTCCCAGCCGGCCGTGTagtaaagaggaagaggaggcaggaggaagGCAGGCGGCCATtttgcaggaggaggaggaggaggtgcggGTGGAGGTGAAGGGGCCTCCGTGGAGATCTCCAGAGGACGCTCGCTCCATTGTCTCTGGTTACTCCACTCTCTCCACGCTAGGGCGGAGCCTGGGGTCAGAGGGGCGAGGGGACGATGCTGACGATGAGCACAGCGAGCTGGTGAGCGAGACGGACAACGAGAGCGGCTTCGCCTCACGCTCCCTGACTCAGGAACGACCTGAGAAACACCCGACTGCACCTGTGAACACGCAGCCGCCCACAGCTCCACGCAGCTTCCTCTACACACACTACAAACCCCCTGTTCTGTCTCCAACCAACCTTCTGGCCCCGCCCAcagccctcacacacacaccagactctgcagagaggagcgaAGGAGGAGCGAGGTCCACCACACCgtcatcctcctccttctcctcctcctccacctctcacAAACTGAACTCACGGCCTTCCTTTAATTCACACAAGCTGATCCAGTGCGACACTCTGGCCAGGAAGAAGCTGAAGTCTGAGAAGGCCAAAGCTCGATCCTTAGACCTGCTGGATCTGCCGGGAGCTGCCGTACAGAGCGACAGGTCCGGGTCTAGTTCAGATGGTGCAGTAAGAGTGAGGAGGGAAACCTCAAGAACCAACCCCTCCTCAGGGAGCAGCCAGGAGAGCCTGCGCCCGACACGACCCAAGCCGGCTGTGCCACCCAGCGAGGCCTCCTCCTTCACCCCGACCGGCCCCGGCGGCAGGTCTCTGGCAGACCAGGTCCGTGCTCGTCTGCTGGGCTCGGCCGACGACCTGCGCAGCGTGGGATTGCGAAAACCGCTGTCCCCCGAGACACGGAGGAAGAGGCGAGCCTGGCGGAGACACACCGTGGTGGCTTCCCCGACCGAGGTGTCTGAAAAGAGACCCCCAATGACTGTAAACGAGTTCACTCTGTCCCCCAATACCCAAAACCAGGTCAAAACACCAGGGCTGCCTCCGAGTGCTGACGGGCTCGAACACGCGTCGGCTTCACGTCAGGCACCAACCTCCAGATTTCACCAGTACCTGTGA